The following is a genomic window from Gimesia sp..
TTTCGGATGTAAGTTGTATATTCATTTTTTAAACCTCCTACTGTCGCAGTAGGATTTGTACCAGTTCTTGAGCGGGGGGATACCCTGTTATCATTATCGTAGTCTGCTCTGGTGTGATCTGTGAGATAGCTTACACTTCCTGCACATTTCTAATGAGCATATCTGGGGATGGACAATCTAAGTTCAGGCTTCCGCTCCTCTTAAGACAAATTCTCCCGACTGATCCGGTTTGGACTGAAAGGCGGGGGTGAGTTTGAAATCAATCGAATGAGCCAGATAGCGGGCCTTTCTGAGGATGATGTGTCGTTTCTGGATATCGATACTGCGTTCGTCCTGCAGTTCGCCCAGCAGGACAGTCACGGTTTCACGTGTGCTGCCGATAATACTCGCCAGTTCCTGGTGCGAGAGTTTGATATTGATCAGAACGCCTTCGGGGGTAAACCGCCCGTATTTTTCCGCCAGTTCCAGCAGCAGATGCGTCAGCCGATCGCGGTTGGAGCGAAACAGCAGGGATTTGAGCCGCTGTTCCACCCGTTGCCGTCGGAGTCCCATCAGCTTGGTCACACCCAGAGAGACTTCAGGATGCTGGTGCATCAGATCCTGAATCACGACTCCGGGAATGCGGAGAATGGTCGATTTCAGCATGGCTTCGGCATACTCTTCACGTTCGCCGCCGCCGAGGATCGCCAGTTCCCCAAACAGCTCACCCGGCTCGATCAGTGCCAGCAGAGCCTGTTTGCCTTCCCCCGTGATGTGGTAGAGCTTGATTCTGCCGTTGAGTAGCAGGTAGACCGAGTCGCTGGTTTCGGTGGGGAGATAAACCATGTTTCCCCGCGCGAACTGTTTGACGGACGCATTCCGTTCGACCTGGGCGATTTGATCTTCGCTCAGTCGTTCGAAGAGGTCACAGTTCTTGAGAAACCAGAAGTTTTTGTCCATGGACCTAAATCTCATTCCTGCGTTTTGACGCAGGTACCGGTAGCAGTAGTCAACGGTCAGTCAAACAGGCCCACTCACTCGGGTTATCGGGCAAACTATAATATATCGGGTTTACGGCGGATTTGAGAACCCCCGTTTTTACGAATCGGCTGTTTTTTCCATTTTGACAGCTGATGACAGCTGGGAAGTGAGAGACGCTGATCCGCCAGAAACTACTGTTTTTGCAGGAGTTCCGTGATGATCTGTCGCGGTGCACCGATCCCCAGCACATGTACGGTCCCCGTATATTGCTGAGACTTCGGTTCCGCGAAACCCAGCTTTTCCGCCACCATGGTCGCCGTTTGCGATGCGACAATGCATTCTCCCAGTGGCAGTCCCGTGTCACAGTCGAGGCCTGATGGAAGATCGATGGCCAGGATGTTGGCGGGGGCTGCATTCATCATCCGGATGGCGGTGGCGAAGGGTTCGCGAACCTCTCCCTGCACGCCGGTCCCCAACAGGGCGTCGACGATCCACTCGGCTGAATCGAGAAACGCACGAAAACGTTCCGGATCCTGCAGATCGGGGTCGGCTTGAATCGAGAGACCCATCCGCGAAGCGACCCGGTAATTCGTGGCGGCATCGCCGGTGAGCTGTTCGGGATCGGTGAGCAGATAGACTTCGACGGGGATGCCGGCATTGTCCAGGTGACGGGCGATGACGAAGCCATCCCCGCCGTTATTACCTTTGCCCGCACAGATTTTGATGGGCCCCTGGGCTTTGAGCGAGACGAGTAACTCGAACACGCCGCGACCGGCATTCTCCATCAGGGCAATTCCCGGGAGCCCGAATTCTTCAATCGTACGCTGGTCGACGCTGCGAACTTCTTCCCGGCTGAGTCGTTCGATTGGTGACATTTTTCTCCTCATTTGGTCAAAAAACCGCTTTGACTTCAATTTGAAACGGCGAAAAATCGATCAAAGCGGGGGTATAAACAGTGGTTACGGGGTTTTCACCAGACACAAATTCAATTACGATTCCCCCTGACGCGGGCAGCACTTCTTCCCGGCCTCTTTTCAATGGAAAATCTAAGTCTCCAACAGGATACTTCTGGAGAGTCAGCTGTGATAGACGAATATTCTGATCGATGGGCTCTGATTACGGGTGCTTCATCCGGAATCGGCCTTGAATTTGCGCACCGGCTGGCTGCACGGGGAATGCATCTGGTACTGACGGCACGTCGTCAGGAGCAGCTGGAAGAGCTGGCTGCCGACCTGCTGACCCGCCATGGTACCAAAACGGAAGTCGTCGTACTGGACCTTTCCGAACCGGAGGCACCCCGAAAACTCTACGATGAGATCAACGCACGTGGTGTGCAGATCGAACTGCTGATCAACAATGCCGGTTTCAGCGTGGTTTCGGATATTGCCTCGACCGACCGGGAACGGGTGATGCAGATGGTGCAGCTGAATATGGGCGCATTGACCGATCTGACTTACCTCTATCTGCCCGAAATGATGGAACGGGGACACGGCGGAATTATCAACATCGCCTCGGTCGCCGCGTTTCAGCCGGTGGCTTACATGTCTGCTTATGCAGCCAGCAAAAGTTACGTACTGCACTTCACCGAGGGACTCTGGGCGGAAGCCCGCGACAAAGGGGTGACAGTGACTGCACTCTGCCCCGGAACGACGCAGACCGAGTTCTTCGATGTGGCCGGCGTAGAAGGCTGGCTGAAGAAGCATCGCTATCAGACCGTCGATCAGGTGGTCAAGACCGGCCTCAAAGCCCTGGAAAAGAAACGCCAGTATATGGTTTCCGGCTGGGGCAATTACCTGCTCTCTCTGCTGGTCCGCATCGCGACCCGCCGCACGGTGGTGGTCGAATCGATGAAATATTTCCGCCCGCAGCCTCAGAAAGAGAAAAAATAGAGCGCGCATGAACATGTGTGTCAACCAGGGGCTGTAAAGAATTTCGGAATGATTGCTTTTTTTAGCTCATTTCAGAGCAAAAACAGTCCGGCAAGTTGACGATCTGGCGGGAGACTCAGTATAACAGTCGTTCCTATTTTTGGAATTTGTCGAAGAAGGTATATAAATGGCATCCAAATCGAAGATTGAAAAACAGAAGAGAATTTACGCTCTGGTAGAAAAGCATGCTGAAAAGCGGGCTGAGCTGATTGCTAAAGGGGACTACGAAGGCCTTGCCAAACTGCCTCGTAACTCCAGCCGCACCCGTATGCGTCGTCTCTGTCAGCTGACAGGTCGTCCTCGTGGTAACTACCGTAAGTTCCAGATTTCGCGTATCGCTCTGCGGGATATGGCTTTAGATGGCCTGATCCCCGGCATGAAAAAATCCAGCTGGTAAGCGAACCGGCCGCACTGTGTGAGTCGCGGCCCCTGCCAGCACACTGAAATCAGCGTCGCCCCGGTTTCGGGTGTCCTAAGTTCTTACGACGCATGAAAAAGGAACAACACTATGTCAGTCGGTTTATCCCGTAAAGAGATTGTCAAACGTCGTAAAAAACGAGCTCGTCTGAAAAAGAAGCTCAAATGCCGGTTCTGCCCGGATGGTAACATTCCACGTCCCGTCTATGTCGATTACAAGGATCTGAGAACCCTGCGTTCTCTCCTGGATCGCGAAGGACGTATCCTGCCCCGTCGTCGGACAGGGACTTCTGCTCTCTACCAGCGTGCAGTGCGGAAAGCCGTTCTGCGGGCCCGCTTCATCGGTCTGCTGCCTTACGTTGCAGAAGACTAAGCGGCTGAAGAGAAGAGACAAAAGAAAAAGCTCTGGACTGATCTGGTCCAGAGCTTTTTTAATGCGCGTTGTGAAGAACAATATCTTCAGTGAGGTTTATTACCAGTGAAACCCGGTCGGGAATGAATCGGTTTCAAAAGCATCGAGCAGGCCGGCGTCCGTTTTGTCTTTCTGGTCCAGAGTAGCTTCGGCACAGGACTCTTCGGTTTCCCAGATCACGACTTTAACGGCCTGCACGCCCAGGTCGTTGAGCAGATTCGGACAGACTTCGTCCAGCAGGTAGCGGGCCATGTTTTCCGCGGTCGGATTGTAAGGCAGTACGAAGTACTTGGTCGGTTCGACCATGCGGATTGCGTTCAGGCCATTTTCGTCTTCGATGTTGAGCAGGAAGCCGTGATCCCAGTTTTCGTCGATCCAGCCTTTCAGCAGCGCCTTGAGTTGCGCAAAGTCGATGATCCGCCCCACGGCGTCCGTTTCCGGGCCGGTGACGTAAAAATCAGCGATGTAATTATGGCCGTGAAAGAACTGGCATTTTCCTTCGTGGCGAAACAGACGGTGTCCGGCGTTAAACTTGACCCGTCGCATAATTGTCATACCCATGTGACTCACTCAACCTCTTAACTGGGGTTTGCTGAACGATTCTGAAATTCGGTTAACTGTTTAACAGGGACTGCATGCCCTGCGTCATGATGGCGTCGACCCCGGGATCGCAGAAAGCGACGCTGACTTCATATCCGCCGGCGGGGTACTCTTCGGCAACCGGGATGTACCATGGTCCCCCGTCCCCGTAAGCGGCTGTGGCGATGAATTCATCTGGCTGGATTTTCTGGGCGCGCAGCTGGTATTCAATGAAACTCTCGGCGGGCAGGTGCAGCGTTTTGATATCGTTGACCTGCAGTGAACTCAGGGTGATCGGAATCTGCTTCTCGATCCGCTGCATCCAAGCCAGCATGTAGGAAGGACGATTGCGATTCACAACGCTGTTACTTTTGTTGGAAATCGTCTTCGTTAATTCTTCTACGCTGAAACTGCTCCGAACGGGAGGTAAAATGTCATGCGTTTTCCAGGTCAGTTTGCCGACCGGCTCAGGTTTGAGCCCTTTTTCGGAAGCGACGATGCCGTCGTAAATCCGTCGAGCCAGAATAGCCCGCATCGGCTTGGAGCCGTCGTTGTACTTGCCGGCGGAAATGTTTCCGGAACAGCCGGTGAAGTAAATGTGCGTGCAACCCGGTTCTTCCTGCTGACGCTGCTTACGGGCGATGCCGGTAAAGTCGCTGCTCACGCGACCGTCGCCGTAATAGCTCATCGGATGCGTGGCGTAATAGTGACAGGAGACCAGCTTTTTGTCTTTGTTATAGAAGGCGACCGTTTTCAGGAAGGGGTCAATGGTGCCTTCCGTCATGCTCCGCAGACGTTCGTCCCGGCAGCTGCTGCCCCGCATGCTGATGATCTTGCCTTCTTTGTCGCGGTTGATCCGGCGGTTGGAAGCGACCTTGTCTACTCTTCCCTGGCTGTGCGCGATATGCGTGACCGGCTCAGCCTTAGTGATCGCTGCGGAAACCGCTTTGCGTCCTTTGTCCAGGCATTCGTTGTAGAAATCCAGCTCGACGATATGCGGCAGGTCTCCCTGTTCCAGAACAATCTGTTCGGCATTCAGACAGGCGAAAGGAGCATTGTGCTGGTGCACGCACTGCACGGCCACACGATCAATGCTCGTTCCGGCTGCTTCGGCTAAAGCCTGTCGCCAGTTGATATGAGCATCGTTGAGCAGCCCGGTCCAGTCAACGGCACAGACCACAATCGGCTTGCCCGCACCCAGGAGGACATAGCCGATGGCTTCCAGTGAATCATCGTAGCCGACGACCGGTTTAATCCAGCCGCCACAGAGGGAATGCCCTTTGGGAGGCGACACATCGAACCGGAAGGGGGCGATGTGCAGATTCGGATGGTTGGCTGTTTCGCTCTGGTTGGCAAAAGCCCACTCTTCGAGCGAATGAGCAGATCCTGCAGCCGCCAGCGAAGCAGCCAGGAAATCACGTCGACTGAAATGACTCATAATACACCTGTCGTGACTAAAACCGATTTACAGTTTGGTTGGATTGGGAGCGTCTCCATAAACCTCTTTCGGATCGAAAACCTTTTCGGTTTCCGTAAATTCGAGCGCCAGGCCTTTCTCTTTGCCTTCTTCACCAACGGGCACACGGCGATAGAAACAGGAGCGATAACCAACGTGACAGCTGGCCCCCCCTCCCATGACATCGACACGCAGCCAGACCGTATCCTGGTCATCGTCGATCAGCAGTTCTTTGACTTTCTGGACCAGCCCGCTGGTAGCACCTTTGTGCCAGAGCACCTGTCGGCTGCGGCTCCAGTAGACGGCTTCACCCAGTTCAATGGTCTTCTTGAGTGCTTCCTCGTTCATGTAGGCATGCATCAGCAATTCACCTGAGGTGTAGTCGGTGGTGACAACCGGAATCAAACCGTCCTGGTCAAACTTGGGGGCCAGTTCGTTTCCTTCTTCTACCTGCTCGACTGAAGTCCTTCCAGCGAATTGAATTCCATCTGACATGATTTATCTTTCCTCACTTCAATACGATCTTGATATATGACTCTGGAGAGTTTCTCTCCACTAGAGACGATTGTTTCCGGGTGGGCAGGTCTTCCAGCGGATGCGGTTGCGCAGCGTTCCGTTCGGGAAATCAGCGCTCCTGATGATATCATACGCAATGCGATCAGTGAGACACATCGTCTCAGGCGCTGTTCAAGCGGAAAACGAGAGATTTCCTGCCTGAGGGTACGGTTTCTTAACCGAAATAGTAAACCCAATGATGGGGCAGGTCAGCAGTTTCAGCCGGGATTTTAAGAGGTTTCGCAGAATAATCGACGCGAAGCCCACGAATAGTATACATGCGCAATCTGACACTTTGAATCAGGGGCTGAGTAATCGGGTTTGTTTTGTCTGAGGACGCTGTTTCCCGACTCGGGGTTCGCCGATTTTCGAACCTTATTTACTGTAAATCTGTGCGATCGCGGAGGCCTGCTGCTGAATCAGATCGCGAAACGCCCGCGGGGTGACCACCTCCGCCTGATCGCCAAAGCTCAGGACCCAGCCGATCAGTTCCTCAAGTGTGTCGACCCGGGCCCGGAATTCAATCAGTCCCCCCTTCAGCTTCCTGATCTCCTGGGAAGGGTCCCACATGATCTGGGACACTTTCTGGGCCAGAGTACTCTGAAAGCGAATCTTCACCGACACGCGTTTTCCGTTTCCTCGAATCGGGTTCCACGAATTGCCCAGATAACGGTCCAGTTTGAAGCGGGAGGGGCGACTGAAGGTTTCATCCAGGATTTCGGATTTCACAATGCTCAGAACGGGAAACGCTTTGATCCCCCGATCTACGGAAGAGCGTCCCACCGTGTACCATTGACGGTTGGCGTAAAGGATATGATAGGGGCTGAGCATCGTGGACTGTGGTTTATTCTCCCCGGGAACAGCGTATTGAATGCGGATATTCTTTCGCGAGATGGCAGCCTGAAACAGGTTCTTGTGGTGACTGGCACTGAATTCACTCGGATTCACCGGGGTGCCCCAGACGGAAATGGTCTGAGCTGCATCAATGACGTTTTCGCGGAGTGCGTCGGGCAGACTGTTCAGGACCTTGGCGGATGCGGAGCGGGCAAACTGGTCAAAGGGGAGGCCGACGGTGGTCTGGTCGAGATCCTGGCAAAGCACAAAGAGGGCCAGTGCCTCTTCAAAGGTGAGGTCCTTGAAGGGGACGATGGTTCTCGAGGGAAGTGAATACCCCTGCTTTTCCTCGTCGAAGAGTACATAGATACCCGATTCCTGCAGCGTTCTCAGATCGCGGAATACCGTCCTGCGGCTGACTTCGCATGCGCTGGCAAGTTGTGCGGAATTAAAAACTCGTCCCGATTGTAACAGCGCAATCAGCTTCAGGAGACGATGGATTCGTCCTGCCACCATTGACTATCTTTTCAATGCTTTTCCACAGGCCTGGTCAGTGGCGGGTTTTCAAACCCGAAACTTGAGTTGCAGCTCCAGCACGTCTCTGCGGTAAGAGCCAGAAACGGTAGAAACCTCAACTATGGAAAACAACAATCGATGGAGATGGGCATCGACACAACGATTCACAAATGAAAGATAAGCGGCTGCAGGTATTTCACTCACTTGTGACG
Proteins encoded in this region:
- a CDS encoding Crp/Fnr family transcriptional regulator produces the protein MDKNFWFLKNCDLFERLSEDQIAQVERNASVKQFARGNMVYLPTETSDSVYLLLNGRIKLYHITGEGKQALLALIEPGELFGELAILGGGEREEYAEAMLKSTILRIPGVVIQDLMHQHPEVSLGVTKLMGLRRQRVEQRLKSLLFRSNRDRLTHLLLELAEKYGRFTPEGVLINIKLSHQELASIIGSTRETVTVLLGELQDERSIDIQKRHIILRKARYLAHSIDFKLTPAFQSKPDQSGEFVLRGAEA
- a CDS encoding NAD(P)H-hydrate epimerase, which gives rise to MSPIERLSREEVRSVDQRTIEEFGLPGIALMENAGRGVFELLVSLKAQGPIKICAGKGNNGGDGFVIARHLDNAGIPVEVYLLTDPEQLTGDAATNYRVASRMGLSIQADPDLQDPERFRAFLDSAEWIVDALLGTGVQGEVREPFATAIRMMNAAPANILAIDLPSGLDCDTGLPLGECIVASQTATMVAEKLGFAEPKSQQYTGTVHVLGIGAPRQIITELLQKQ
- a CDS encoding SDR family oxidoreductase; the protein is MIDEYSDRWALITGASSGIGLEFAHRLAARGMHLVLTARRQEQLEELAADLLTRHGTKTEVVVLDLSEPEAPRKLYDEINARGVQIELLINNAGFSVVSDIASTDRERVMQMVQLNMGALTDLTYLYLPEMMERGHGGIINIASVAAFQPVAYMSAYAASKSYVLHFTEGLWAEARDKGVTVTALCPGTTQTEFFDVAGVEGWLKKHRYQTVDQVVKTGLKALEKKRQYMVSGWGNYLLSLLVRIATRRTVVVESMKYFRPQPQKEKK
- the rpsN gene encoding 30S ribosomal protein S14, with translation MASKSKIEKQKRIYALVEKHAEKRAELIAKGDYEGLAKLPRNSSRTRMRRLCQLTGRPRGNYRKFQISRIALRDMALDGLIPGMKKSSW
- the rpsR gene encoding 30S ribosomal protein S18 produces the protein MSVGLSRKEIVKRRKKRARLKKKLKCRFCPDGNIPRPVYVDYKDLRTLRSLLDREGRILPRRRTGTSALYQRAVRKAVLRARFIGLLPYVAED
- a CDS encoding 6-carboxytetrahydropterin synthase, with product MGMTIMRRVKFNAGHRLFRHEGKCQFFHGHNYIADFYVTGPETDAVGRIIDFAQLKALLKGWIDENWDHGFLLNIEDENGLNAIRMVEPTKYFVLPYNPTAENMARYLLDEVCPNLLNDLGVQAVKVVIWETEESCAEATLDQKDKTDAGLLDAFETDSFPTGFHW
- the hisI gene encoding phosphoribosyl-AMP cyclohydrolase, with amino-acid sequence MSDGIQFAGRTSVEQVEEGNELAPKFDQDGLIPVVTTDYTSGELLMHAYMNEEALKKTIELGEAVYWSRSRQVLWHKGATSGLVQKVKELLIDDDQDTVWLRVDVMGGGASCHVGYRSCFYRRVPVGEEGKEKGLALEFTETEKVFDPKEVYGDAPNPTKL
- a CDS encoding WYL domain-containing protein encodes the protein MVAGRIHRLLKLIALLQSGRVFNSAQLASACEVSRRTVFRDLRTLQESGIYVLFDEEKQGYSLPSRTIVPFKDLTFEEALALFVLCQDLDQTTVGLPFDQFARSASAKVLNSLPDALRENVIDAAQTISVWGTPVNPSEFSASHHKNLFQAAISRKNIRIQYAVPGENKPQSTMLSPYHILYANRQWYTVGRSSVDRGIKAFPVLSIVKSEILDETFSRPSRFKLDRYLGNSWNPIRGNGKRVSVKIRFQSTLAQKVSQIMWDPSQEIRKLKGGLIEFRARVDTLEELIGWVLSFGDQAEVVTPRAFRDLIQQQASAIAQIYSK